In Dromiciops gliroides isolate mDroGli1 chromosome 4, mDroGli1.pri, whole genome shotgun sequence, one DNA window encodes the following:
- the GUCY2D gene encoding retinal guanylyl cyclase 1, whose amino-acid sequence MLVPPISGLFHHPPWCFPPLPLPLFFLFLLFLPVPVFPATFTVGVLGPWTCDPIFSRARPDLAARLAATRLNHDQALEGGPWFEVILLPEPCHTSGSLGALSPSLARVSGLVGPVNPAACHPAELLAQDAGVPLVPWGCPQGEARTTAPALPLAPDALYALLRAFRWAKVALVTAPQDLWVEAGQALAGLLRSRGLPVATVTSLETTDLESAKNALRRIRDGPRVKVVIMVMHSVLLGGEEQRLLLEAAEELGLVEGSMVFLPFDTLHYALPPGPEALRPITNSSRLRKAHDAVLTLTRYCPKGSVSTSLRQAQEHQELPLDLKLQQVSPLFGTIYDSIYLLAGAVAGAQVAGGGGWVSGAAVARHVPKTEVPGFCGELGGAKEPPFVLLDTDGVGDQLLPTYTLDPAQGILSYAGNPIHFPHGGRGPGLDPPCWFDPNVICSGGVEPSFIFLVILIIAAVALVVATLAYYVRRQLLHAQMISGPNKMILTLEDITFLPRQGSSSRKVTEGSRSSLAAHSVSDMRSIPSQPQDSSNIGMYEGDWVWLKKFPGEQHTEIRPATKMAFSKLRELRHENVALYVGLFLAGNSEGAGSGGPGGGTLAVVSEYCARGSLQDLLSQRDMKLDWMFKSSLLLDLIKGLRYLHHRGVPHGRLKSRNCVVDGRFVLKITDHGHGRLLEAQRVSLESPQAEDRLWTAPELLRNEALERQGTLQGDVFSVGIIMQEVVCRCEPYAMLELTPEEIVQKVQSPPPMCRPSVSIDQAPMECIQLMKQCWAEQPELRPTMDTTFDLFKNINKGRKTNIIDSMLRMLEQYSSNLEDLIRERTEELELEKQKTDKLLTQMLPPSVAEALKLGIPVEPEYFEEVTLYFSDIVGFTTISAMSEPIEVVDLLNDLYTLFDAIIGSHDVYKVETIGDAYMVASGLPKRNGQRHAVEIANMSLDILSSVGSFRMRHMPEVPVRIRIGLHSGPCVAGVVGLTMPRYCLFGDTVNTASRMESTGLPYRIHVNLSTVKILQGLNEGFQVEVRGRTELKGKGVEDTYWLVGRKGFNKPIPTPPDLQSGASNHGISLKEIPEERRKKLEKARPGQTLGK is encoded by the exons GTCTCTTCCATCACCCACCATGgtgctttcctcctctccctctccctcttttctttttatttctcctcttcctccctgtgCCAGTCTTCCCTGCCACCTTCACAGTGGGTGTACTGGGCCCTTGGACCTGTGACCCTATCTTTTCCCGGGCCCGCCCAGACCTGGCTGCCCGCCTGGCTGCTACGCGCCTGAACCATGACCAAGCCCTGGAAGGTGGTCCCTGGTTTGAGGTCATCCTACTTCCAGAGCCATGCCATACCTCGGGCTCTCTGGGGGCTCTCTCCCCTTCGTTAGCCCGTGTCTCTGGCCTTGTGGGCCCTGTTAACCCAGCTGCGTGCCACCCTGCTGAACTGCTGGCCCAAGACGCTGGGGTCCCCCTGGTGCCCTGGGGCTGTCCCCAGGGGGAAGCTCGAACCACAGCCCCTGCCCTTCCCCTAGCCCCTGATGCCCTCTATGCCCTGTTGCGGGCATTCCGCTGGGCCAAGGTAGCCCTAGTCACTGCCCCACAGGACCTGTGGGTAGAGGCTGGCCAGGCCCTTGCTGGCCTGCTCCGGAGCAGGGGCCTGCCTGTAGCCACGGTGACCTCCTTAGAGACTACGGACCTGGAAAGTGCCAAGAATGCCctaagaagaatcagagatggACCCAGGGTCAAAG TGGTGATCATGGTGATGCATTCCGTTCTCCTGGGTGGGGAAGAGCAGCGGCTGCTGCTGGAAGCTGCTGAGGAACTGGGCCTGGTGGAAGGCTCGATGGTGTTCCTTCCCTTTGACACCCTACACTACGCTCTGCCCCCCGGCCCGGAGGCCCTAAGGCCCATCACCAATAGTTCCAGACTCCGAAAAGCTCATGATGCTGTGCTCACTCTAACCCGCTACTGCCCTAAGGGGAGTGTGTCAACTAGTTTACGCCAGGCCCAGGAGCACCAGGAGCTACCACTGGACCTTAAACTCCAGCAG GTATCCCCGCTCTTTGGCACAATCTACGACTCTATCTACCTGCTGGCAGGAGCTGTGGCAGGAGCCCAAGTAGCTGGGGGTGGTGGATGGGTCTCTGGGGCAGCAGTGGCCCGCCACGTCCCCAAAACTGAGGTCCCTGGCTTCTGTGGAGAACTGGGAGGAGCAAAGGAGCCTCCTTTTGTGCTATTAGATACAGATGGAGTGGGGGACCAGCTACTCCCCACCTATACACTGGACCCAGCCCAGGGCATACTCAGTTATGCTGGTAATCCCATCCACTTTCCTCATGGTGGTCGGGGGCCTGGTCTTGACCCTCCTTGCTGGTTTGACCCCAACGTGATCTGCAGTGGAG GAGTAGAACCGAGCTTCATCTTTCTTGTCATCCTCATCATTGCTGCTGTGGCCCTGGTGGTTGCCACTCTGGCCTATTATGTTCG ACGCCAGCTCCTCCATGCCCAAATGATCTCTGGTCCCAACAAGATGATCCTGACTCTGGAGGACATCACTTTCCTCCCTCGGCAGGGCAGCAGCTCCCGAAAG GTAACAGAGGGGAGCCGGTCAAGCCTGGCTGCCCACAGTGTATCTGACATGCGCAGCATCCCAAGCCAGCCTCAAGACAGTTCCAACATTGGCATGTATGAG GGAGACTGGGTTTGGCTGAAGAAATTTCCAGGTGAACAACATACTGAAATTCGTCCTGCAACCAAGATGGCCTTCTCTAAG CTACGGGAGCTCCGCCATGAGAACGTGGCTCTCTATGTGGGGCTTTTCCTGGCTGGGAATTCGGAAGGGGCTGGCTCAGGAGGGCCGGGAGGGGGGACCCTGGCTGTGGTCTCTGAGTACTGTGCACGAGGATCGCTCCAAGATCTGCTTTCTCAGCGGGACATGAAACTTGATTGGatgttcaaatcctccctcctGCTTGATCTCATTAAG GGCTTACGCTATTTGCACCATCGTGGGGTTCCCCACGGGAGACTCAAGTCCCGGAACTGTGTGGTGGATGGGAGATTCGTGCTCAAGATCACAGATCATGGTCACGGGCGTTTGCTGGAGGCTCAGAGAGTGTCCTTGGAGTCACCCCAAGCTGAGG ACCGCTTGTGGACAGCCCCTGAACTCCTGCGGAACGAGGCTTTGGAACGACAGGGGACCCTGCAGGGAGATGTGTTCAGCGTGGGCATCATCATGCAAGAAGTTGTATGCCGCTGTGAGCCTTATGCCATGTTGGAGCTGACCCCTGAGG AGATTGTCCAAAAAGTGCAGAGCCCTCCACCAATGTGCCGGCCCTCAGTGTCCATAGACCAGGCCCCCATGGAGTGTATCCAGCTCATGAAGCAGTGCTGGGCAGAGCAGCCAGAACTAAGGCCCACCATGGACACAACCTTTGACCTG TTCAAGAACATCAACAAGGGACGGAAGACAAACATCATTGATTCCATGCTTCGGATGCTGGAACAATATTCTAGCAACCTGGAGGATCTGATTCGAGAGCGGACAGAGGAGTTAGAGCTTGAGAAGCAGAAGACAGACAAACTGCTCACTCAGATGCTCCCCCC GTCTGTGGCTGAGGCTCTGAAACTGGGGATTCCAGTAGAGCCTGAATATTTTGAGGAGGTCACTCTGTACTTCAGTGACATTGTTGGCTTTACCACTATCTCAGCCATGAGTGAGCCCATTGAGGTTGTTGATCTGCTTAATGACCTCTACACACTTTTTGATGCCATCATTGGCTCCCACGATGTCTACAAG GTAGAGACAATTGGTGATGCTTACATGGTAGCTTCAGGCTTACCCAAGAGGAATGGGCAGAGGCATGCAGTGGAGATTGCCAACATGTCACTGGACATCCTCAGCTCTGTGGGCTCCTTCCGCATGCGCCATATGCCAGAGGTTCCCGTACGCATCCGTATAGGCCTGCATTCTG GCCCTTGTGTGGCTGGAGTGGTAGGCCTCACCATGCCTCGTTACTGCCTCTTTGGAGATACGGTCAACACAGCCTCTCGAATGGAATCCACAGGATTAC CCTATCGAATCCATGTGAACTTGAGCACAGTGAAGATTCTTCAGGGTTTGAATGAAGGCTTCCAGGTAGAAGTCAGAGGCAGAACAGAACTCAAG GGAAAGGGCGTAGAGGATACCTACTGGCTCGTGGGGAGAAAAGGGTTTAACAAGCCTATTCCTACCCCTCCTGATCTGCAGTCAGG GGCCAGTAACCATGGCATTAGTTTGAAAGAGATCcctgaagagaggaggaagaagctaGAGAAGGCACGCCCAGGACAAACACTGGGAAAATGA